DNA sequence from the Nitrospinota bacterium genome:
GAAAAGCCATGTGTATCAAGGTCTTGGGTGGCACGAGAAAGAGATATGCTAAATTAGGTGATATCATTGTTGTAAGTATTAAAGAAGCGCTTCCTAACAGTCCTGTAAAAAAAGGGGATGTTAAACGTGCAGTAGTGGTAAGGACTTCAAAAGAGCAAAAAAGAATGGATGGTTCCTACATTAAATTTGATAAAAATTCTGCTGTATTGATAAATGAACTAAAAGAACCGATGGGAACACGAATCTTTGGTCCAGTTGCAAGAGAGTTAAGGGCAAAAAAATTTATTAAGATTATCTCTCTTGCTCCTGAGGTTCTTTAATGGATATTTCTTATAGATAGAGAAAGTATGATAAGAAATGAAACTCAAAATTAAAAAAAATGACAATATAGAGGTAATTGCTGGAAAAGAAAAGGGTAAAAAAGGCAAAGTATTATTAGTTTTTCCCAAAGAACAGCGTTTAATTGTGGAAAAGATAAATATGATAAAAAGACATACCCGCCCTAGCCAAAAGACCAAGCAGGGGGGAATTGTAGAAAGAGAGGGGAAATTCCATATCTCTAATGTATTGCTGATTTGTAGTAAATGTAATAGAGGTGTAAGAGTTGGATGCAAAATCCTTGAAAGTGGGGAAAGGGT
Encoded proteins:
- the rplN gene encoding 50S ribosomal protein L14, with amino-acid sequence MCIKVLGGTRKRYAKLGDIIVVSIKEALPNSPVKKGDVKRAVVVRTSKEQKRMDGSYIKFDKNSAVLINELKEPMGTRIFGPVARELRAKKFIKIISLAPEVL
- the rplX gene encoding 50S ribosomal protein L24; this translates as MKLKIKKNDNIEVIAGKEKGKKGKVLLVFPKEQRLIVEKINMIKRHTRPSQKTKQGGIVEREGKFHISNVLLICSKCNRGVRVGCKILESGERVRVCKKCGEELDKV